In Actinomadura citrea, a single window of DNA contains:
- a CDS encoding isoprenylcysteine carboxyl methyltransferase family protein: MLGFTLLIALVGAERIAELIVARRHRRWARSRGGVEYGRGHYPGIVAAHVGLLGGALLEAWLLDRPFIPVLGWSMLSVAVLAQGLRWWCIAALGRRWNTRVIIVPHLPLVDKGPYRLLRHPNYVAVVAEGIALPLVHTCWLTALLFTLVNLGLLRARIRTENTALRHAADTTPAPS; this comes from the coding sequence GTGCTCGGGTTCACGCTGCTCATAGCGCTCGTCGGAGCCGAGCGGATCGCCGAGCTGATCGTGGCTCGCCGGCACCGGCGCTGGGCGAGGAGCAGGGGCGGTGTCGAGTACGGACGCGGACACTACCCGGGGATCGTCGCCGCCCATGTCGGCCTGCTCGGCGGCGCGCTGCTCGAGGCATGGCTGCTCGACCGCCCCTTCATCCCGGTCCTGGGCTGGTCGATGCTGAGCGTCGCCGTCCTGGCCCAGGGGCTGCGCTGGTGGTGCATCGCCGCACTCGGCCGGCGGTGGAACACCCGCGTGATCATCGTTCCGCACCTGCCGCTGGTGGACAAAGGCCCCTATCGCCTGCTGCGCCATCCCAACTACGTCGCGGTCGTCGCCGAGGGCATCGCCCTGCCGCTGGTGCACACCTGCTGGCTCACCGCCCTGCTGTTCACCCTCGTGAACCTGGGCCTCCTGAGAGCCCGCATCAGGACCGAGAACACCGCTCTCCGGCACGCGGCCGACACCACACCCGCACCCTCGTGA
- a CDS encoding PAS domain-containing sensor histidine kinase: MTSVDYAAAFDAVPAACAVLSSDLVYLGVNRAYERVLERPRGQLLGHQIFEVFPGGPSGQGVQELRASLERVLAEGDVDVMALVRYDVQVAGEPGNYEERYWAAVNAPMLGPDGRVACVINRVEEVTAYIQQLRSAGAAEEWSPADQVEAAEAELFLRAQELQEANRRLRRARRRERQATAAARAALRRQQQVVADTSHDLRRPLTGLQTRLQVALTDPQADSRQVLHAALQDAERLGDIVSDLLELARLEGNAPFPTEPVDLSALVAAELARSDLACATTVDITAGIVVEGSAVRLARVLSNLLSNADRHATSLVQVKVFQRDEQAFVEVADDGPGIPANEREAVFQRFYRRADARSSDPEGTGLGLPIARQIARAHHGDLDIADRPGGTCMILRLPCTPP; the protein is encoded by the coding sequence GTGACCAGCGTGGATTACGCGGCGGCGTTCGACGCGGTTCCCGCCGCGTGTGCGGTGCTGTCGTCCGACCTGGTGTATCTGGGGGTGAACCGGGCGTACGAGCGTGTTCTGGAACGGCCGCGCGGACAGCTTCTCGGGCATCAGATCTTTGAGGTCTTTCCGGGTGGCCCGTCCGGGCAGGGCGTCCAGGAGCTGCGTGCCTCCCTGGAGCGCGTGCTGGCCGAAGGCGACGTCGACGTGATGGCGCTGGTGCGGTACGACGTGCAGGTGGCCGGGGAGCCGGGGAACTACGAGGAACGGTACTGGGCCGCGGTGAACGCGCCCATGCTGGGACCGGACGGCCGAGTCGCCTGCGTGATCAACCGGGTCGAGGAAGTCACCGCCTACATTCAGCAGCTGCGGTCGGCCGGTGCGGCCGAGGAGTGGTCCCCGGCCGACCAGGTGGAGGCGGCCGAAGCCGAGCTCTTCCTCCGCGCGCAGGAACTCCAGGAGGCCAACCGGCGGCTGCGCCGGGCACGGCGGCGCGAGCGGCAGGCCACCGCCGCCGCCCGCGCGGCCCTGCGCCGGCAACAGCAGGTGGTGGCCGACACCTCCCACGACCTGCGCCGCCCGCTCACCGGCCTGCAGACCAGGCTGCAGGTGGCCCTGACCGACCCCCAGGCCGACTCGCGGCAGGTCCTTCACGCGGCACTGCAGGACGCCGAACGGCTCGGCGACATCGTCAGCGACCTGCTGGAACTGGCCCGGCTCGAAGGCAACGCCCCCTTCCCGACCGAACCGGTCGACCTGTCCGCGCTGGTGGCCGCCGAACTCGCACGCTCCGACCTGGCCTGCGCCACCACCGTCGACATCACCGCCGGGATCGTGGTCGAAGGCTCCGCGGTCCGCCTGGCGCGGGTGCTGTCCAACCTGCTGAGCAACGCCGACCGCCACGCCACCAGCCTGGTCCAGGTCAAGGTCTTCCAACGCGACGAGCAGGCGTTCGTCGAGGTCGCCGACGACGGCCCCGGCATACCCGCGAACGAGCGGGAAGCGGTCTTCCAGCGCTTCTACCGCCGCGCCGACGCCCGCAGCAGCGATCCCGAAGGCACCGGCCTCGGCCTGCCCATCGCCCGCCAGATCGCCCGCGCCCACCACGGCGACCTTGACATCGCCGACCGCCCCGGCGGAACCTGCATGATCCTCCGCCTACCCTGCACTCCTCCTTGA
- a CDS encoding type III polyketide synthase: MRVGAVQTVLPEHHYDQREITEAVVGATGADRRVVERFHSATRVTGRYLAMPIDKYANLDGFTTANGAYVDTALSLGERAVRGAMEASGVDASQVDHLVFCSSTGVATPSLDASLAQRLGLRDDVKRVPIFGLGCAAGAAGLSRLYDYLRAWPDQVAVLVCVELCSLTAQRDDDSLANLVASGLFGDGAAAAVAVGGDRKAATGGPVRWGPQVVATRSKLYPGTQRLMGWDVGEHGFRIVLAADLVEHVEATLADDVAAFLGEHGLSPGEVSSWVCHPGGPKVIDTIAEAFALGHGELDLTWDSLQKLGNLSSVSVLNVLQETIERRRPPEGEPGLLMALGPGFSAEMLLLRW; this comes from the coding sequence GTGCGCGTAGGAGCCGTTCAGACCGTCCTGCCGGAACATCACTACGACCAGCGTGAGATCACCGAGGCGGTCGTCGGGGCGACCGGGGCCGATCGGCGGGTGGTGGAGCGTTTCCATTCCGCCACCCGGGTGACGGGCCGGTACCTGGCCATGCCGATCGACAAGTACGCGAATCTCGACGGTTTCACCACGGCGAACGGCGCCTATGTCGATACCGCGCTGTCCCTCGGGGAGCGGGCCGTCCGGGGCGCGATGGAGGCGTCCGGGGTCGACGCGTCGCAGGTCGACCATCTGGTCTTCTGTTCCTCGACCGGAGTCGCCACCCCCTCGCTGGACGCGTCCCTGGCCCAGCGCCTGGGCCTGCGGGACGACGTCAAGCGGGTACCGATCTTCGGCCTGGGCTGCGCGGCCGGCGCCGCGGGCCTGTCGCGGCTGTACGACTATCTGCGCGCGTGGCCCGACCAGGTGGCGGTGCTGGTCTGCGTCGAGTTGTGCTCGCTGACGGCGCAGCGCGACGACGACTCGCTGGCCAACCTGGTGGCCAGTGGGCTGTTCGGGGATGGTGCCGCGGCGGCCGTGGCGGTCGGAGGCGACCGGAAGGCCGCTACCGGGGGCCCGGTCCGCTGGGGGCCCCAGGTCGTCGCGACCCGCAGCAAGCTCTATCCCGGCACCCAGAGGCTCATGGGATGGGACGTCGGTGAGCACGGCTTCCGGATCGTCCTGGCCGCCGACCTGGTGGAGCACGTGGAGGCGACGCTGGCCGATGACGTCGCCGCCTTCCTGGGTGAGCACGGTCTGTCTCCCGGCGAGGTGTCCTCGTGGGTCTGCCACCCCGGGGGGCCCAAGGTGATCGACACGATCGCCGAGGCCTTCGCCCTCGGGCACGGTGAGCTCGACCTGACATGGGACTCCCTCCAAAAGCTCGGCAATCTGTCCTCGGTCTCGGTGCTCAACGTTCTGCAGGAGACGATCGAACGACGCCGCCCGCCGGAGGGCGAACCCGGGCTGCTGATGGCATTGGGCCCCGGGTTCTCCGCCGAGATGCTCCTGCTGCGCTGGTGA
- a CDS encoding glycoside hydrolase family 15 protein has translation MRVGGHPVDTPSDPGRTTAFRSDGYAPLRDYAVIGDGRSAALIAADGSVDWLGMPDLDSPSVFAALLDPVRGGRFLLEPEEPYTVARRYLPGTNVLETTFTTGGGSLRVTDALTLEADGALGPMRELQRRIDGVAGTVPLRWSVQPRFGYGARRPRIARRAGVPVAVAGADALAVCAWDAGEPECTDRAINGRLDLRRGQRALLAIPLAHQEPLVLPARPECDARMDHTIAAWRGWARERSNEGMWRDAVLRSALALKLLIFAPSGAIAAAVTSSLPEQVGGERNWDYRFSWVRDSAFTLDAFLSLGCPAEAHAYFWWLMHASQLTHPRLRVLYRLNGGGHATERTLPLDGYRGSRPVRIGNAAGAQTQMDTYGELLQIGWLYAGAAGRLDADIARRLAELADFVCAAWRGPDSGIWEVRSAPLHFTQSKMMCWVALDRAIDLCERGLIQSRGSARWRLARAQIRDFVETRCFSSLHHCYTRSAGSSDLDAAVLLGLLHGYAPPGDPRMRATVDTVARELRHGPFVDRYSGEDGVSGTEGAFLACSFWLAECLARTGRLEQATALMDDLVGLANDVGLYGEEIDPATGAFLGNLPQGLSHLALISAACTIDSIAAEADG, from the coding sequence ATGAGAGTCGGCGGTCATCCCGTTGACACCCCGTCCGATCCCGGGCGCACCACGGCCTTCCGGAGCGACGGCTACGCCCCGCTGCGGGACTACGCGGTGATCGGAGACGGACGGAGTGCCGCGCTGATCGCCGCCGACGGGTCCGTGGACTGGCTGGGGATGCCGGATCTGGACTCGCCCTCGGTGTTCGCCGCCCTCCTGGACCCCGTCCGAGGCGGCCGCTTCCTGCTGGAGCCAGAGGAGCCCTACACGGTCGCGCGCCGGTATCTCCCTGGCACGAACGTGCTGGAGACCACGTTCACCACCGGCGGCGGCAGCCTGCGGGTCACCGACGCGCTGACCCTGGAGGCCGATGGGGCCCTGGGGCCGATGCGGGAACTGCAGCGGCGCATCGACGGCGTGGCGGGGACGGTGCCGCTGCGCTGGAGCGTGCAGCCGCGGTTCGGTTACGGTGCCCGCCGCCCACGTATCGCCAGGCGCGCCGGCGTCCCGGTCGCGGTGGCCGGCGCGGACGCGCTCGCCGTCTGCGCCTGGGACGCGGGTGAACCGGAATGCACCGACCGGGCGATCAACGGCCGCCTCGATCTGCGGCGAGGACAGCGGGCCCTGCTGGCGATCCCGCTCGCCCACCAGGAACCGCTCGTCCTGCCGGCCCGTCCCGAATGCGATGCCCGCATGGACCACACCATCGCGGCCTGGCGCGGCTGGGCCCGAGAACGCTCGAACGAGGGCATGTGGCGGGACGCCGTGCTGCGCAGCGCGCTGGCGCTCAAGCTCCTGATCTTCGCGCCCTCGGGGGCGATCGCCGCCGCGGTGACCTCCTCGCTGCCGGAACAGGTCGGAGGCGAACGGAACTGGGACTACCGCTTCTCCTGGGTCCGCGACTCGGCGTTCACCCTCGACGCGTTCCTGAGCCTGGGCTGCCCCGCCGAGGCGCATGCCTACTTCTGGTGGCTCATGCACGCCTCCCAGCTCACACATCCGCGGCTGCGGGTGCTCTACCGGCTGAACGGCGGCGGCCACGCGACGGAACGGACGCTCCCCCTCGACGGATACCGCGGCTCCAGACCGGTGCGGATCGGCAATGCGGCGGGCGCGCAGACCCAGATGGACACCTATGGCGAGCTTTTGCAGATCGGCTGGCTGTACGCGGGCGCCGCCGGACGGCTGGACGCGGACATCGCCCGGCGCCTGGCGGAACTGGCCGACTTCGTCTGCGCCGCCTGGCGGGGGCCGGACTCGGGGATCTGGGAGGTGCGCAGCGCTCCCCTGCACTTCACGCAATCGAAGATGATGTGCTGGGTCGCGCTCGACCGGGCCATCGACCTCTGCGAGCGCGGCCTGATCCAGAGCCGCGGTTCGGCCCGCTGGCGGCTGGCCCGCGCGCAGATACGCGACTTCGTCGAGACGCGTTGCTTCTCCTCACTTCACCACTGCTACACGCGCTCCGCCGGCAGCTCGGACCTGGACGCGGCCGTGCTCCTCGGTCTTCTGCACGGCTACGCGCCTCCGGGCGATCCCCGCATGCGCGCCACGGTCGACACGGTGGCACGGGAGCTCCGGCACGGCCCGTTCGTCGACAGGTACTCCGGCGAGGACGGGGTGAGCGGTACCGAAGGCGCGTTCCTGGCCTGTTCCTTCTGGCTGGCCGAGTGCCTCGCCCGCACCGGGCGCCTCGAACAGGCCACAGCGCTGATGGACGACCTGGTCGGGCTGGCCAACGACGTCGGCCTGTACGGCGAGGAGATCGACCCGGCCACCGGGGCCTTCCTGGGGAACCTGCCCCAGGGGCTGAGTCACCTGGCGTTGATCAGTGCCGCGTGCACCATCGACTCGATCGCCGCCGAGGCGGACGGGTGA
- a CDS encoding sporulation protein, producing MQRWSGGGAVEVDAQVFAGSVRPGGTFPGQVVLRAVGREARVETIVLRVVAEYPSLDTGEAETDEIGCHYLDGPFIMREEQEHQARFSMRLPWETPITELAGQALGPVVRLRTALDDEDSEGDADHDLIHVSSLPLHEAIMDAFAVAGWTLQSSRLVGERVPPTDQIFDFHQSYTLTDRRSTADGPGDLEVTFLTNAVGCEVFVRPAAPETRYWSDKPPARRFVAAHHDLDQVDWPAEARRWIGEAVR from the coding sequence ATGCAGAGGTGGTCCGGCGGCGGGGCGGTCGAGGTCGATGCGCAGGTGTTCGCCGGGTCCGTCCGTCCTGGCGGCACCTTCCCCGGGCAGGTGGTCCTCCGGGCAGTCGGGAGGGAGGCCCGGGTAGAGACGATCGTCCTGCGGGTCGTCGCCGAGTATCCGAGTCTGGACACCGGCGAGGCGGAGACCGACGAGATCGGATGCCACTACCTCGACGGGCCGTTCATCATGCGGGAGGAGCAGGAGCATCAGGCCCGCTTCTCGATGCGGCTGCCGTGGGAGACGCCGATCACCGAGTTGGCGGGACAGGCCCTGGGGCCGGTCGTACGGCTACGGACCGCACTGGACGACGAGGACTCGGAGGGAGACGCCGACCATGACCTGATCCATGTCTCCTCGCTCCCGCTCCACGAGGCGATCATGGACGCCTTCGCGGTGGCCGGCTGGACCCTGCAGTCCAGCCGGCTCGTGGGGGAACGCGTGCCGCCCACGGATCAGATCTTCGACTTCCACCAGTCGTACACGCTCACCGACCGCCGCTCCACCGCCGACGGGCCGGGCGACCTGGAGGTCACCTTCCTCACCAACGCGGTCGGCTGTGAGGTGTTCGTCCGGCCCGCCGCGCCCGAGACGCGGTACTGGAGCGACAAGCCTCCCGCCCGCCGTTTCGTCGCGGCGCACCACGACCTCGATCAGGTCGACTGGCCGGCGGAAGCCCGGCGCTGGATCGGTGAAGCGGTCCGCTAG
- the blaOXA gene encoding class D beta-lactamase → MTKPSSRTLRVRLGATTLAALTLFGTAACGAAHDSAPRGAAVVAAADQIRPGITERDDLRAVFDAAGVRGSFAMLDVKTRSTTVVDRRRAETPLVPASTFKVPHALVALETGVVKSPDEVIPWDGTPQPFPEWEQDMTMREAVRISNAAAFQVIARRIGLQRERQWLHRLGYGNRQTGPVVDRFWLDGPLKISAVEQTRFMERLAFERLPASREHQRTVRDLIKQEEKDGYTLYAKSGWQNAPGPGTGWWAGWVERGGRVYTFALNIDVAKDGDAAKRATVSRELLQRLNVLPAA, encoded by the coding sequence ATGACCAAGCCTTCCTCCCGAACTCTGCGCGTCCGGCTGGGTGCCACCACGCTCGCCGCGCTCACCCTCTTCGGCACCGCCGCGTGCGGCGCCGCCCATGACTCCGCCCCGCGCGGCGCCGCCGTCGTCGCCGCCGCCGATCAGATCCGGCCCGGCATCACCGAGCGTGACGATCTGCGGGCCGTCTTCGACGCGGCGGGCGTGCGCGGCTCGTTCGCGATGCTGGACGTGAAGACCCGGAGCACGACCGTGGTGGACCGGCGGCGTGCCGAGACCCCGCTGGTGCCCGCTTCCACCTTCAAGGTCCCGCACGCGCTGGTCGCCCTGGAGACCGGGGTGGTCAAGAGCCCCGACGAGGTGATCCCCTGGGACGGGACGCCGCAGCCGTTCCCCGAGTGGGAGCAGGACATGACGATGCGGGAGGCCGTCCGCATCTCCAACGCCGCGGCGTTCCAGGTGATCGCCCGCCGCATCGGTCTGCAGCGCGAACGGCAGTGGCTGCACCGGCTCGGCTACGGCAACCGCCAGACGGGTCCGGTGGTGGACCGGTTCTGGCTGGACGGCCCGCTGAAGATCTCGGCGGTGGAGCAGACCCGGTTCATGGAGCGGCTGGCGTTCGAGCGCCTGCCCGCCTCGCGTGAGCACCAGCGCACCGTCCGGGATCTGATCAAGCAGGAGGAGAAGGACGGGTACACGCTGTACGCCAAGTCGGGTTGGCAGAACGCCCCCGGCCCCGGCACCGGCTGGTGGGCCGGTTGGGTCGAGCGCGGCGGACGTGTGTACACCTTCGCGCTGAACATCGACGTCGCCAAGGACGGCGACGCCGCCAAGCGCGCCACGGTCTCCCGTGAGTTGCTGCAGCGGCTGAACGTGCTGCCCGCTGCGTGA
- the tcuA gene encoding FAD-dependent tricarballylate dehydrogenase TcuA: MDNKADVIVVGTGNAGFCAAHAAAQYGARVLMLEKGPAEAIGGNTYFTAGAIRTTYQGLDELTELVVDDERHARTDIAPYTADDFGSDMDRVTLGRCDPSLTRAMVHDIANALTWMHDLGIRFRLQYERQAYEVDGRYRFWGGLPLAVVDGGKGLVARHRLIAEREGVTIRCSTPVDRLLRDADGRVVGVGAGEQEFHAEAVVLAAGGFQANRLLRAQYLGPNWDLAKVRGTPYNTGAALLAALDAGAQPAGHWSGCHAVAWDANAPETGDFELTNRHTKQSYPLSIVVNTEGRRFLDEGAELRNYTYAKYGAQILLQPGARAFQLFDAKTAPLLREAEYQVPGVTRFEANSIAELAELAGIDVSGLTATVENYNAATRPGHFDPSVKDGLSTAGLRPPKSNWALPLDEPPYLAYGVTCGITFTFGGVRIDDSGRVLDHESEAIPGLFAAGEMVGGLFYHNYPGGSGLSAGTVFGRKAGTEAGRLASALAPAT; this comes from the coding sequence ATGGACAACAAGGCAGACGTCATCGTCGTGGGCACCGGCAACGCCGGGTTCTGCGCCGCGCATGCGGCCGCCCAGTACGGCGCGCGGGTGCTGATGCTGGAGAAGGGCCCGGCCGAGGCGATCGGTGGCAACACCTACTTCACCGCTGGGGCGATCCGGACGACGTACCAGGGCCTGGACGAACTGACGGAGCTGGTCGTGGACGACGAACGCCACGCGCGCACCGACATCGCGCCGTACACCGCCGACGACTTCGGCAGCGACATGGACCGCGTCACGCTCGGGCGGTGCGATCCCTCACTGACCCGCGCGATGGTGCATGACATCGCGAACGCCCTGACCTGGATGCACGATCTCGGAATCCGCTTCCGCCTCCAGTACGAGAGGCAGGCGTACGAAGTGGACGGACGCTACCGGTTCTGGGGAGGGCTCCCGCTGGCCGTCGTCGACGGCGGCAAGGGACTGGTGGCCCGGCACCGGCTCATAGCCGAACGGGAGGGCGTCACGATCCGCTGCTCCACCCCCGTGGACCGGCTGCTGCGGGACGCCGACGGCCGAGTGGTCGGTGTCGGGGCCGGTGAACAGGAGTTCCACGCCGAGGCGGTCGTGCTGGCCGCCGGCGGATTCCAGGCCAACCGGTTGCTGCGGGCGCAGTACCTCGGCCCGAACTGGGACCTGGCCAAAGTGCGCGGTACGCCGTACAACACCGGTGCGGCCCTGCTGGCGGCACTGGACGCGGGCGCCCAGCCCGCCGGGCACTGGAGCGGCTGCCACGCGGTGGCCTGGGACGCCAACGCTCCAGAGACCGGCGACTTCGAGCTGACCAACCGGCACACCAAGCAGTCGTATCCGCTGAGCATCGTGGTCAACACCGAAGGAAGGCGTTTCCTCGACGAGGGCGCCGAACTGCGCAACTACACCTACGCCAAGTACGGTGCGCAGATCCTCCTCCAGCCCGGAGCCCGTGCCTTCCAGCTCTTCGACGCCAAGACGGCACCGCTCCTGCGCGAGGCCGAGTACCAGGTTCCCGGCGTCACCCGATTCGAGGCGAACTCGATCGCCGAACTCGCCGAACTCGCCGGCATCGACGTCTCCGGCCTGACCGCCACCGTCGAGAACTACAACGCCGCCACCCGGCCGGGGCACTTCGATCCCTCCGTCAAGGACGGCCTGAGCACGGCCGGCCTCCGTCCCCCCAAGAGCAACTGGGCCCTCCCCCTCGACGAGCCGCCCTATCTGGCTTATGGCGTGACCTGCGGCATCACGTTCACCTTCGGCGGAGTGAGGATCGACGACTCCGGACGGGTGCTCGATCACGAGAGTGAGGCGATTCCCGGGCTGTTCGCCGCGGGAGAGATGGTCGGCGGCCTCTTCTACCACAACTATCCCGGCGGCAGCGGCCTGTCGGCGGGCACGGTGTTCGGCCGCAAGGCGGGAACGGAAGCGGGCAGACTCGCCTCGGCTCTCGCACCGGCGACCTGA
- a CDS encoding STAS domain-containing protein → MSTMSAAATAEGLTAEPARVRAPARRRPGHTIVALHGDLDSAAAPALREHLLGVLRPSGRLLILDLGEVASCDEAGLAVLVGLQQRAEALGIIVRLDAANRQLTELLHLTGLDRVLVVQTAPGAQAVSAA, encoded by the coding sequence ATGAGCACCATGAGCGCCGCGGCCACCGCCGAGGGCCTGACCGCGGAACCCGCCAGGGTGCGGGCGCCCGCCCGCCGGCGTCCCGGCCACACCATCGTCGCGCTGCACGGCGACCTGGACTCCGCCGCGGCGCCGGCACTGCGCGAGCACCTGCTCGGCGTGCTGCGTCCCAGCGGCCGGCTGCTGATACTCGACCTGGGCGAGGTGGCGTCCTGCGACGAGGCCGGGCTCGCCGTCCTGGTCGGCCTCCAGCAGCGCGCCGAGGCACTCGGGATCATCGTCCGCCTCGATGCCGCGAACCGGCAACTCACCGAACTCCTCCACCTCACGGGCCTGGACCGCGTGCTCGTGGTCCAGACGGCTCCGGGGGCCCAGGCCGTGTCCGCGGCATGA
- a CDS encoding DUF5994 family protein, which translates to MLTTTDPRTIFGLPPPSSPRLALRSSAPAGRPGSGRGRALLDGGWWPRSADPVAELPGLLLALQAHGPPDDHRPITHVMLREADWDDHPRRLLVNGPDDTREVRLSWFDHLPAGLLTAIYADGRRIDLLTVPAATGHAAAQAALEAAADPADHLPAPDLLAALTVPADPWDGPAAGRPQTPRSQDARLREPSRSR; encoded by the coding sequence ATGCTCACCACCACCGATCCACGAACGATCTTCGGCCTTCCGCCGCCCTCGTCCCCCCGGCTGGCCCTGCGGTCATCCGCCCCGGCCGGGCGGCCCGGTTCTGGGCGGGGCCGCGCCCTTCTGGACGGCGGCTGGTGGCCCCGCTCGGCCGACCCGGTCGCCGAACTGCCCGGATTGCTGCTGGCCCTGCAGGCCCACGGCCCACCCGACGACCACCGGCCGATCACCCACGTCATGCTGCGAGAGGCCGACTGGGACGACCATCCCCGCCGACTGCTCGTCAACGGCCCCGACGACACCCGCGAGGTCCGGCTCAGCTGGTTCGACCACCTGCCCGCCGGGCTGCTCACCGCGATCTACGCCGACGGCCGCCGCATCGACCTGCTCACCGTCCCGGCCGCCACCGGCCACGCAGCGGCCCAGGCCGCCCTGGAAGCAGCCGCCGATCCCGCCGACCATCTGCCGGCCCCCGACCTGCTGGCCGCGTTGACCGTTCCGGCCGACCCGTGGGACGGGCCGGCGGCCGGGCGACCCCAGACCCCCAGATCGCAGGACGCACGACTGCGTGAACCGTCAAGGTCGCGCTGA
- a CDS encoding SpoIIE family protein phosphatase, producing the protein MSDQEEQMSGQPHDRVGADHAGLVEAMNSAIVAVGASGRITAWNPWARHLLGYASEEALGRPVDRLLHRVVEGEPPPRRDCRILRTLRTGVPDHADGDSFTHHDGHSVMLAWSSAPIYADEAADEEHGAGAVAGVVIVLQDAAERLRIEREQHDRMAQARRANSRLALVAEITTVLSSTLNEDEVLRRLVRLTVPALGDWAEVDLLMLDGCVERVAATHREISPADIARLEGPLPPLPRAPRGPLARVLQGGMTMVISGDDARPYSDEPLTAAQHELFQTVDAHSVIITPLAARGETYGALTLGYSRPGHGYAPDDRLVVEDIARRTGLALANARLFTAQRNTAEAMQRSLLTPLPERDDLQLQARYRPAAQASWVGGDWYDAFPLATGATGLVIGDIMGHDLHAASRMAQVRNMLRALAWDLDVPPSTVLERLDAVMDAVSDAELATAVFGRVERTTAGSWYLRWCNAGHPPPLLISHDGATTFLEEHGMLLGDPGLTDARPDGIRELPPLSTLLLYTDGLVETRGTDLTDSLTGLRRHSAHLAELPVSDLCDQLLERMELSGEDDVALLALRVPE; encoded by the coding sequence ATGTCCGACCAGGAGGAACAGATGAGCGGGCAGCCGCACGACCGGGTCGGCGCGGACCACGCGGGCCTGGTCGAGGCGATGAACTCGGCGATCGTGGCGGTCGGCGCGTCCGGCAGGATCACGGCCTGGAACCCCTGGGCCCGGCATCTCCTGGGGTACGCCTCCGAGGAGGCGCTGGGCCGGCCGGTGGACCGGCTCCTGCACCGCGTCGTCGAGGGCGAGCCCCCTCCGCGGCGGGACTGCCGCATCCTGCGGACACTGCGGACCGGTGTTCCCGACCACGCCGACGGCGACTCGTTCACCCATCATGACGGGCACTCGGTGATGCTGGCCTGGTCATCCGCACCGATCTACGCCGATGAGGCGGCCGATGAAGAGCACGGGGCGGGGGCGGTGGCCGGAGTGGTCATCGTGCTCCAGGACGCTGCCGAACGGCTCCGGATCGAGCGGGAACAGCACGACCGGATGGCGCAGGCGCGGCGGGCCAACTCCCGGCTGGCGCTGGTCGCCGAGATCACCACGGTGCTGTCGTCCACCCTGAACGAGGACGAGGTGCTGCGGCGGCTGGTCCGGCTGACGGTGCCCGCGCTCGGTGACTGGGCGGAGGTCGACCTGCTCATGCTCGACGGGTGCGTCGAGCGGGTGGCCGCGACCCACCGCGAGATCTCCCCCGCCGACATCGCTCGCCTGGAGGGGCCGCTGCCGCCGCTCCCCCGGGCCCCGCGCGGGCCGCTCGCGCGGGTCCTGCAGGGGGGCATGACCATGGTCATCAGCGGCGACGACGCCCGGCCGTACTCCGACGAGCCGCTGACCGCCGCCCAGCACGAACTCTTCCAGACCGTGGACGCCCACAGCGTGATCATCACCCCGCTGGCGGCCCGGGGCGAGACCTACGGCGCGCTGACCCTGGGCTACTCCCGCCCCGGACACGGCTACGCTCCTGACGACCGGCTCGTCGTGGAGGACATCGCGCGCCGCACGGGACTGGCCCTGGCCAACGCCCGGCTGTTCACCGCCCAACGGAACACGGCCGAGGCCATGCAACGCAGCCTGCTCACCCCTCTGCCCGAACGGGACGACCTGCAACTCCAGGCCCGGTACCGCCCCGCCGCCCAGGCCAGCTGGGTCGGCGGCGACTGGTACGACGCCTTTCCCCTCGCCACCGGCGCCACGGGGCTGGTCATCGGCGACATCATGGGCCACGACCTGCACGCGGCGTCCCGCATGGCACAGGTCCGCAACATGCTCAGGGCCCTGGCCTGGGATCTCGACGTGCCCCCGAGCACCGTCCTGGAGCGCCTGGACGCGGTGATGGACGCCGTCAGCGACGCCGAACTCGCCACCGCCGTGTTCGGCCGCGTCGAAAGGACCACCGCCGGATCCTGGTACCTGCGCTGGTGCAACGCGGGCCATCCCCCGCCGCTCCTGATCAGCCATGACGGCGCCACGACCTTCCTCGAAGAGCACGGAATGCTGCTCGGCGACCCCGGCCTCACCGATGCCCGCCCCGACGGCATCCGCGAACTGCCGCCGCTGTCCACCCTGCTGCTCTACACCGACGGCCTCGTCGAGACCCGCGGCACGGACCTGACCGACAGCCTCACCGGCCTTCGCCGCCACAGCGCCCACCTGGCCGAGCTCCCCGTGTCCGACCTCTGCGACCAGCTCCTGGAGCGTATGGAGCTCAGCGGCGAGGACGACGTCGCCCTCCTCGCCCTCCGTGTCCCCGAATGA